A window from Montipora capricornis isolate CH-2021 chromosome 7, ASM3666992v2, whole genome shotgun sequence encodes these proteins:
- the LOC138057958 gene encoding thrombospondin-type laminin G domain and EAR repeat-containing protein-like, with protein MAFANYREGTSGNYNYKVDSCIYKLNESAGNFTLHQTINTNGAYDIEYFMIADKHYIAIANRWDGNTHNLNSSVFQWNGHSFELWQNILTSGATSFNFFKIHSELFLAVTNYFDGSSFRINPSIYKWKDNKFEEFQDLRTELAFASTVLTIHNETFIVFPNRHNSNSSDVMKWSGKKFVDTKFRQIFGRLRVWNLKSFTINDTVFLALATASPGIVIYMWNGENFVNVNQTLSKTHRVWGLHTFTMCGQTFLCATKYEHDVLVLYVHSESEFMVKYQELPQHYKPTDVESVEYKGHTYLAVANEKGYSAVYKSGLKWF; from the coding sequence ATGGCCTTCGCTAACTATCGTGAGGGTACCAGCGGTAATTATAATTACAAGGTGGATTCTTGCATCTACAAACTAAACGAGTCGGCTGGAAATTTTACGCTTCACCAGACCATAAACACCAATGGAGCATACGACATCGAATACTTTATGATCGCTGATAAACACTACATTGCTATCGCCAATCGTTGGGATGGAAATACTCACAATCTAAATTCTTCCGTTTTCCAGTGGAATGGACACAGTTTCGAGCTGTGGCAGAACATTTTAACATCCGGAGCAAccagttttaacttctttaaaatTCACTCGGAACTGTTCCTTGCAGTCACGAATTATTTCGATGGAAGTTCTTTCCGTATAAACCCATCCATCTACAAGTGGAAGGACAATAAGTTTGAGGAGTTTCAGGACCTAAGAACAGAATTAGCTTTCGCAAGTACAGTATTGACAATACACAacgaaacatttattgttttTCCAAATCGGCACAATTCCAATTCTTCAGACGTGATGAAATGGTCGGGGAAGAAATTTGTCGACACGAAATTCCGTCAGATCTTTGGCCGCCTTCGCGTCTGGAATCTCAAGTCCTTCACAATCAACGATACGGTATTCCTTGCATTAGCAACTGCGTCTCCGGGAATTGTGATTTACATGTGGAACGGTGAAAATTTTGTTAATGTGAATCAAACTCTTTCAAAAACACATCGTGTTTGGGGCTTGCATACGTTTACGATGTGTGGTCAAACGTTCCTGTGCGCGACCAAATATGAACACGACGTGTTGGTTTTGTATGTGCACTCGGAATCTGAGTTCATGGTGAAGTATCAAGAGCTTCCACAGCACTACAAACCAACAGATGTCGAGTCAGTCGAGTATAAAGGTCACACGTACCTAGCAGTAGCAAACGAAAAAGGTTACAGCGCCGTCTATAAGT